The Temnothorax longispinosus isolate EJ_2023e chromosome 12, Tlon_JGU_v1, whole genome shotgun sequence genome includes a window with the following:
- the LOC139822680 gene encoding ubiquitin carboxyl-terminal hydrolase 48 isoform X3, with the protein MPPTKKGDLDKLAWAWVESVGPDEIEKTHLESAYRIGLKSCKNCKRNCTYNPQCLTGLGEEKFMKSQPAEVVTLESSLSELRDPTQYVGLKNLGATCYVNSLIQMWFHNEDMRRIIYKWDITEDPEEKEALYQSKKAGIPYHPVTAVGQLQYIFAMMHFGNRSLLDPINLAIALSLDTRTQQDAQEFSKLLLCHIEGKLQQNSELKPMLQKLTQGKYSYINRCSTCSTEYPTSTTFYELDLQLAATLKEAIDNYLSEEQLTGANQYHCVTCNDKKDARRFIRLESLPETLNIQLMRFVFHRDSGQKKKLNSYIQFPEDLDMSEYVGCQPQTHLYSLVAVLSHKGPSAHSGHYIANICNSSGEWYQFSDDKVEKMQNKRIEDGVNDKSMKRGRVPKGFLSSNTAYMLVYKKLTADWRTNGTKKVKLKKLDTEVNVPSDTVSSEKLIVKEKSDETSDETKQKPDIEDAPSIQEENPETIPKSDSENVIETDEDAISKKTDIPTTDKSETEKTVASTNGCKDTHDSTLEQLQNKVHCLKQPVVKVVKLDYKRLNGDAHRAMSCGERDFYEEMEFENWQVSSTMRELVRQENVKHELSLLAAQQEKQKEIEDQNSKRQLIIDVYNIIQSTVSWDNYYWIPTDWLSKWLNGHSSAVDVRPIDNSNLMCSHYRLDPLKVSRMKCVPEAAAQMLYDKYQGGPRLDQTFLCEVCVKRRCKLLRFKLALERDHKEVGELIRTFKESPETSYIIGTDSLRSWRRLAMETFQEDVEQKVDDCQDTLQEESKCTDKDGSDCPKEVEENKENEAIINFNEDLLCEHKSLKTADSSRKVIPQEAWTILKKYFPDSKEYPLGSPSCSICEERMENAQRAKKDDKIKAKQQKDELTDLYYGRNRNEISKCDDPEKSFYIVEKSFLDGWRSFIRYAEIYSRTPPASIQNASLLCEDHKGFLHTPRINNELYSIVTAEEWSKLMQFYEADYPIIIKKIADDYQTNPVSYCFRSVRSLHVSEDRTGTPRKLEIRKSDNLRQMYRRKRRI; encoded by the exons ATGCCGCCGACGAAGAAGGGGGACCTGGATAAGTTAGCGTGGGCATGGGTAGAATCCGTCGGTCCAGACGAGATTGAGAAAACACATTTAGAATCTGCATATAGGATTGGATTAAAGAGCTGCAAGAACTGCAA ACGTAATTGCACCTATAATCCCCAATGTCTGACAGGTTTAGGAGAAGAAAAGTTTATGAAGTCCCAGCCGGCCGAGGTGGTGACGTTAGAAAGTTCCTTGTCCGAGTTACGCGATCCGACACAGTATGTTGGCTTAAAGAATCTAGGTGCTACTTGCTACGTCAATAGCTTAATCCAAATGTGGTTTCACAACGAAGACATGAG gagaataatatacaaatggGATATTACGGAAGATCCGGAGGAGAAGGAGGCGTTGTACCAGTCTAAGAAAGCGGGAATACCCTACCATCCGGTAACCGCGGTCGGCCAATTGCAGTACATTTTCGCAATGATGCACTTCGGCAATCGGAGCCTCCTCGACCCGATCAATCTCGCTATCGCGTTATCCCTGGATACCAGAACGCAACAAGACGCACAGGAATTCTCCAAGCTGCTATTGTGCCATATCGAAGGAAAGCTACAGCAAAACTCAGAGCTGAAGCCGATGCTGCAGAAGCTGACTCAGGGAAAATACAGCTATATCAATCG TTGCTCCACGTGCAGCACCGAGTATCCAACGTCCACCACATTCTACGAGTTGGATCTGCAGCTGGCGGCGACTCTGAAAGAGGCGATCGACAATTATTTGTCGGAGGAACAGCTGACGGGGGCGAACCAATACCACTGTGTTACTTGTAACGATAAGAAGGACGCCAGGCGATTCATACGACTGGAGTCCCTCCCGGAGACTTTGAATATTCAGTTAATGCGCTTTGTATTCCACAG AGATTCCGGgcagaagaaaaaattgaattcgTATATTCAGTTTCCCGAAGACCTCGATATGTCGGAATATGTTGGGTGTCAGCCTCAAACTCATCTGTACAGTCTGGTCGCTGTATTGAGCCACAAAGGTCCATCTGCACATTCTGGGCATTATATCGCGAATATATGTAATTCAAGCGGGGAGTGGTATCAATTTAGCGACgataaagttgaaaaaatgcagaataaacgaATCGAGGATGGTGTAAatg atAAATCAATGAAACGTGGACGTGTTCCAAAAGGATTCCTGTCATCCAACACGGCTTATATGTTggtttataaaaagttaactGCAGATTGGCGAACAAATGGCACGAAGAAAGTGAAATTGAAGAAACTTGATACAGAGGTGAATGTTCCCAGTGATACCGTTTCTTCCGAGAAGCTTatagttaaagaaaaatcggaTGAAACTTCGGACGAAACGAAACAGAAACCTGATATTGAAGACGCACCATCAATTCAAGAAGAAAATCCTGAAACGATACCAAAATCGGATTCGGagaatgtaatagaaacaGATGAAGATGCGATATCCAAAAAGACTGATATACCTACCACGGATAAGAGTGAAACTGAAAAGACTGTCGCTAGCACAAATGGATGTAAAGACACACACGATTCTACCTTGGAACAATTACAGAATAAAGTTCACTGTTTGAAACAGCCAGTGGTGAAAGTCGTTAAACTTGATTACAAACGACTGAATGGCGATGCGCACAGAGCTATGAGTTGCGGAGAACGTGATTTTTATGAAGAG ATGGAATTTGAGAATTGGCAAGTAAGTAGCACGATGCGTGAACTTGTCAGACAAGAGAATGTTAAACATGAATTGAGCTTGTTAGccgcacaacaagaaaaa CAAAAAGAAATTGAGGATCAGAATTCCAAACGGCAGCTCATAatagatgtatataatataattcagtCAACAGTATCTTgggataattattattggatACCAACCGATTGGCTGTCGAAATGGTTGAACGGACATTCCTCTGCAGTCGACGTTCGTCCGATCGACAATTCCAATTTAATGTGCTCGCACTATCGACTCGATCCACTGAAAGTTAGCCGTATGAAATGCGTGCCGGAAGCAGCAGCCCAAATGCTTTACGACAAATATCAAGGAGGTCCACGATTAGATCAGACATTTTTGTGCGAAGTTTGCGTGAAACGACGCTGCAAATTACTGCGTTTCAAGCTAGCGCTCGAACGAGATCACAAAGAAGTCGGGGAGTTAATTCGCACGTTTAAAGAATC TCCCGAGACGAGCTATATAATCGGTACCGATTCACTGCGATCGTGGCGAAGATTAGCTATGGAAACGTTCCAAGAGGATGTAGAACAAAAGGTAGACGATTGTCAGGATACTCTGCAGGAGGAGAGCAAGTGTACGGACAAAGACGGCAGCGATTGCCCGAAGGAAGTCGAGGAGAACAAGGAGAATGAGGCTATCATAAACTTCAATGAAGACTTGCTGTGCGAACACAAGTCTCTCAAAACGGCAGACTCCAGTAGAAAAGTGATACCTCAAGAGGCATGGACgattctcaaaaaatattttccagaCTCGAAGGAATATCCCCTTGGGTCGCCATCCTGTTCAATTTGCGAG GAGAGGATGGAAAATGCCCAAAGAGCGAAGAAAGACGACAAGATAAAGGCGAAGCAGCAGAAAGACGAGCTCACCGACTTGTACTACGGGAGGAATAGGAATGAAATCTCCAAGTGCGACGATCCCGAGAAATCCTTCTACATCGTTGAGAAGAGCTTCCTGGACGGCTGGCGTTCCTTCATTCG ATACGCAGAGATCTATTCGAGAACGCCACCGGCAAGCATCCAGAACGCGTCGCTCCTTTGCGAGGACCATAAGGGATTCCTGCATACGCCCAGAATTAACAACGAACT ATACAGTATAGTAACTGCGGAAGAATGGTCGAAGCTCATGCAATTCTACGAGGCCGACTATCCTATTATCATAAAGAAGATTGCGGATGACTATCAGACGAATCCCG
- the LOC139822680 gene encoding ubiquitin carboxyl-terminal hydrolase 48 isoform X4 has protein sequence MPPTKKGDLDKLAWAWVESVGPDEIEKTHLESAYRIGLKSCKNCKRNCTYNPQCLTGLGEEKFMKSQPAEVVTLESSLSELRDPTQYVGLKNLGATCYVNSLIQMWFHNEDMRRIIYKWDITEDPEEKEALYQSKKAGIPYHPVTAVGQLQYIFAMMHFGNRSLLDPINLAIALSLDTRTQQDAQEFSKLLLCHIEGKLQQNSELKPMLQKLTQGKYSYINRCSTCSTEYPTSTTFYELDLQLAATLKEAIDNYLSEEQLTGANQYHCVTCNDKKDARRFIRLESLPETLNIQLMRFVFHRDSGQKKKLNSYIQFPEDLDMSEYVGCQPQTHLYSLVAVLSHKGPSAHSGHYIANICNSSGEWYQFSDDKVEKMQNKRIEDGVNDKSMKRGRVPKGFLSSNTAYMLVYKKLTADWRTNGTKKVKLKKLDTEVNVPSDTVSSEKLIVKEKSDETSDETKQKPDIEDAPSIQEENPETIPKSDSENVIETDEDAISKKTDIPTTDKSETEKTVASTNGCKDTHDSTLEQLQNKVHCLKQPVVKVVKLDYKRLNGDAHRAMSCGERDFYEEMEFENWQVSSTMRELVRQENVKHELSLLAAQQEKQKEIEDQNSKRQLIIDVYNIIQSTVSWDNYYWIPTDWLSKWLNGHSSAVDVRPIDNSNLMCSHYRLDPLKVSRMKCVPEAAAQMLYDKYQGGPRLDQTFLCEVCVKRRCKLLRFKLALERDHKEVGELIRTFKESPETSYIIGTDSLRSWRRLAMETFQEDVEQKVDDCQDTLQEESKCTDKDGSDCPKEVEENKENEAIINFNEDLLCEHKSLKTADSSRKVIPQEAWTILKKYFPDSKEYPLGSPSCSICEERMENAQRAKKDDKIKAKQQKDELTDLYYGRNRNEISKCDDPEKSFYIVEKSFLDGWRSFIRYAEIYSRTPPASIQNASLLCEDHKGFLHTPRINNELYSIVTAEEWSKLMQFYEADYPIIIKKIADDYQTNPGM, from the exons ATGCCGCCGACGAAGAAGGGGGACCTGGATAAGTTAGCGTGGGCATGGGTAGAATCCGTCGGTCCAGACGAGATTGAGAAAACACATTTAGAATCTGCATATAGGATTGGATTAAAGAGCTGCAAGAACTGCAA ACGTAATTGCACCTATAATCCCCAATGTCTGACAGGTTTAGGAGAAGAAAAGTTTATGAAGTCCCAGCCGGCCGAGGTGGTGACGTTAGAAAGTTCCTTGTCCGAGTTACGCGATCCGACACAGTATGTTGGCTTAAAGAATCTAGGTGCTACTTGCTACGTCAATAGCTTAATCCAAATGTGGTTTCACAACGAAGACATGAG gagaataatatacaaatggGATATTACGGAAGATCCGGAGGAGAAGGAGGCGTTGTACCAGTCTAAGAAAGCGGGAATACCCTACCATCCGGTAACCGCGGTCGGCCAATTGCAGTACATTTTCGCAATGATGCACTTCGGCAATCGGAGCCTCCTCGACCCGATCAATCTCGCTATCGCGTTATCCCTGGATACCAGAACGCAACAAGACGCACAGGAATTCTCCAAGCTGCTATTGTGCCATATCGAAGGAAAGCTACAGCAAAACTCAGAGCTGAAGCCGATGCTGCAGAAGCTGACTCAGGGAAAATACAGCTATATCAATCG TTGCTCCACGTGCAGCACCGAGTATCCAACGTCCACCACATTCTACGAGTTGGATCTGCAGCTGGCGGCGACTCTGAAAGAGGCGATCGACAATTATTTGTCGGAGGAACAGCTGACGGGGGCGAACCAATACCACTGTGTTACTTGTAACGATAAGAAGGACGCCAGGCGATTCATACGACTGGAGTCCCTCCCGGAGACTTTGAATATTCAGTTAATGCGCTTTGTATTCCACAG AGATTCCGGgcagaagaaaaaattgaattcgTATATTCAGTTTCCCGAAGACCTCGATATGTCGGAATATGTTGGGTGTCAGCCTCAAACTCATCTGTACAGTCTGGTCGCTGTATTGAGCCACAAAGGTCCATCTGCACATTCTGGGCATTATATCGCGAATATATGTAATTCAAGCGGGGAGTGGTATCAATTTAGCGACgataaagttgaaaaaatgcagaataaacgaATCGAGGATGGTGTAAatg atAAATCAATGAAACGTGGACGTGTTCCAAAAGGATTCCTGTCATCCAACACGGCTTATATGTTggtttataaaaagttaactGCAGATTGGCGAACAAATGGCACGAAGAAAGTGAAATTGAAGAAACTTGATACAGAGGTGAATGTTCCCAGTGATACCGTTTCTTCCGAGAAGCTTatagttaaagaaaaatcggaTGAAACTTCGGACGAAACGAAACAGAAACCTGATATTGAAGACGCACCATCAATTCAAGAAGAAAATCCTGAAACGATACCAAAATCGGATTCGGagaatgtaatagaaacaGATGAAGATGCGATATCCAAAAAGACTGATATACCTACCACGGATAAGAGTGAAACTGAAAAGACTGTCGCTAGCACAAATGGATGTAAAGACACACACGATTCTACCTTGGAACAATTACAGAATAAAGTTCACTGTTTGAAACAGCCAGTGGTGAAAGTCGTTAAACTTGATTACAAACGACTGAATGGCGATGCGCACAGAGCTATGAGTTGCGGAGAACGTGATTTTTATGAAGAG ATGGAATTTGAGAATTGGCAAGTAAGTAGCACGATGCGTGAACTTGTCAGACAAGAGAATGTTAAACATGAATTGAGCTTGTTAGccgcacaacaagaaaaa CAAAAAGAAATTGAGGATCAGAATTCCAAACGGCAGCTCATAatagatgtatataatataattcagtCAACAGTATCTTgggataattattattggatACCAACCGATTGGCTGTCGAAATGGTTGAACGGACATTCCTCTGCAGTCGACGTTCGTCCGATCGACAATTCCAATTTAATGTGCTCGCACTATCGACTCGATCCACTGAAAGTTAGCCGTATGAAATGCGTGCCGGAAGCAGCAGCCCAAATGCTTTACGACAAATATCAAGGAGGTCCACGATTAGATCAGACATTTTTGTGCGAAGTTTGCGTGAAACGACGCTGCAAATTACTGCGTTTCAAGCTAGCGCTCGAACGAGATCACAAAGAAGTCGGGGAGTTAATTCGCACGTTTAAAGAATC TCCCGAGACGAGCTATATAATCGGTACCGATTCACTGCGATCGTGGCGAAGATTAGCTATGGAAACGTTCCAAGAGGATGTAGAACAAAAGGTAGACGATTGTCAGGATACTCTGCAGGAGGAGAGCAAGTGTACGGACAAAGACGGCAGCGATTGCCCGAAGGAAGTCGAGGAGAACAAGGAGAATGAGGCTATCATAAACTTCAATGAAGACTTGCTGTGCGAACACAAGTCTCTCAAAACGGCAGACTCCAGTAGAAAAGTGATACCTCAAGAGGCATGGACgattctcaaaaaatattttccagaCTCGAAGGAATATCCCCTTGGGTCGCCATCCTGTTCAATTTGCGAG GAGAGGATGGAAAATGCCCAAAGAGCGAAGAAAGACGACAAGATAAAGGCGAAGCAGCAGAAAGACGAGCTCACCGACTTGTACTACGGGAGGAATAGGAATGAAATCTCCAAGTGCGACGATCCCGAGAAATCCTTCTACATCGTTGAGAAGAGCTTCCTGGACGGCTGGCGTTCCTTCATTCG ATACGCAGAGATCTATTCGAGAACGCCACCGGCAAGCATCCAGAACGCGTCGCTCCTTTGCGAGGACCATAAGGGATTCCTGCATACGCCCAGAATTAACAACGAACT ATACAGTATAGTAACTGCGGAAGAATGGTCGAAGCTCATGCAATTCTACGAGGCCGACTATCCTATTATCATAAAGAAGATTGCGGATGACTATCAGACGAATCCCG